DNA sequence from the Halobacterium sp. DL1 genome:
CGGTCGACTTCTTCAACGATCAGAAGGGTTACGGCTTCATCGAGACCGACGAAACGGACGACGACGTGTTCTTCCACATGGAGGACGTCGGCGGCCCGGACCTCGAGGAGGGTCAGGAAGTCGAGTTCGACATGGAGGACGCGGAGAAGGGGCCCAGGGCGACGAACGTCACGCGCCTGTAGGCGCGACTCTCTGTTTCTTTGGCCTCACGAACGGGTGGCGCGAGCCTCGCGGACGTCGTTCCCGT
Encoded proteins:
- a CDS encoding cold-shock protein, with amino-acid sequence MATGTVDFFNDQKGYGFIETDETDDDVFFHMEDVGGPDLEEGQEVEFDMEDAEKGPRATNVTRL